A DNA window from Amycolatopsis sp. DSM 110486 contains the following coding sequences:
- a CDS encoding ABC transporter permease — translation MKEPASGMPEPVVERRRRIPGWLRGVIWAVVAIAVMSTASYATGVSALTSSNTASTALRLALPILLCALGGLWSERAGVVNIGLEGMMILGTFGAAWGAYYGGVWVGLLSAIAFGAIGGLLHAIATVTFNVNHIVSGVAINLLGLGIAKYLANLIFEPISGNPRQSPPVPKFDTYSASGLSDWLGRLENEQRVGISDVAGILRGLITGVAPLTMIAIILVPVSYWILWHTRFGLRLRSCGENPVAAESLGVNVYRYKYLGVLISGGFAGMGGASLVLLKGGADYLENQTNGRGYIGLAAMIFGNWRPGGLLGGAALFGYADGLQLAGGGEAVLALLYGAVILLAIIVVVQLIRKRWLAAALGVIGAGALYAIYWTNDTLPSDLIPYTAHFVTLIVLAVASQRLRPPKADGAPYRRGEGD, via the coding sequence ATGAAGGAGCCCGCCTCCGGCATGCCGGAGCCGGTGGTGGAACGGCGGCGACGGATTCCCGGCTGGCTGCGTGGCGTGATCTGGGCCGTGGTGGCGATCGCGGTGATGTCGACGGCGTCGTACGCGACCGGTGTTTCGGCGCTGACGTCGAGCAACACGGCGTCGACGGCCCTGCGGCTCGCGCTGCCGATCCTGCTGTGTGCGCTCGGCGGCCTGTGGTCGGAGCGCGCGGGCGTGGTCAACATCGGCCTCGAGGGCATGATGATCCTCGGCACCTTCGGCGCGGCCTGGGGCGCGTATTACGGCGGCGTGTGGGTCGGCCTGCTCTCGGCCATCGCGTTCGGCGCCATCGGCGGCCTGCTGCACGCGATCGCGACGGTGACCTTCAACGTCAACCACATCGTCTCCGGTGTGGCGATCAACCTGCTGGGGTTGGGCATCGCGAAATATCTGGCGAACCTGATCTTCGAGCCGATCTCGGGCAACCCGCGGCAGTCGCCGCCGGTGCCGAAGTTCGACACGTACTCCGCGTCGGGCCTGTCCGATTGGCTCGGCAGGCTGGAGAACGAGCAGCGCGTGGGGATCTCCGACGTCGCCGGCATCCTGCGTGGTCTGATCACCGGCGTCGCGCCGCTGACGATGATCGCGATCATCCTGGTGCCGGTGAGCTACTGGATCCTCTGGCACACGCGGTTCGGCCTGCGGCTGCGTTCGTGCGGTGAGAACCCGGTGGCCGCGGAGTCGCTGGGTGTCAACGTGTACCGCTACAAGTACCTCGGTGTGCTGATCTCCGGCGGTTTCGCCGGCATGGGTGGCGCTTCGCTGGTTCTGCTCAAGGGCGGCGCGGACTACCTCGAGAACCAGACCAACGGCCGCGGGTACATCGGTCTCGCCGCCATGATCTTCGGCAACTGGCGCCCGGGCGGCCTGCTCGGCGGCGCGGCGCTGTTCGGGTACGCGGACGGCCTGCAGCTCGCCGGCGGTGGCGAGGCGGTGCTCGCGCTGCTGTACGGCGCGGTGATCCTGCTGGCGATCATCGTCGTGGTGCAGCTGATTCGGAAGCGTTGGCTGGCGGCGGCTCTGGGCGTCATCGGGGCCGGGGCGCTGTACGCGATCTACTGGACCAACGACACGCTGCCGAGCGACCTGATCCCGTACACGGCGCACTTCGTGACGCTGATCGTGCTCGCGGTGGCGTCGCAACGGCTCCGTCCACCGAAGGCCGACGGTGCGCCTTATCGGCGAGGGGAGGGGGACTGA
- a CDS encoding cytidine deaminase, whose translation MTSVDWDALRASAVSAAASAYAPYSGLHVGVAGIVDDGRMVTGCNVENASYGLGLCAECTMAGQLRLSGGGRLVAVACRSGAGELLMPCGRCRQILFELGGSSCLVDTPRGILPMSDVLPDAFGPEDLP comes from the coding sequence ATGACCTCTGTGGACTGGGACGCGCTGCGGGCTTCGGCGGTGTCGGCTGCTGCCTCGGCCTATGCGCCTTACTCGGGCCTGCACGTCGGCGTCGCGGGCATCGTGGACGACGGCCGGATGGTGACGGGCTGCAACGTCGAGAACGCTTCGTACGGCCTGGGTCTGTGCGCGGAATGCACGATGGCGGGCCAGCTGCGGTTGTCGGGCGGCGGCCGGCTCGTGGCCGTCGCCTGCCGCAGCGGCGCGGGTGAGCTGCTCATGCCGTGCGGGCGGTGCCGGCAGATCCTGTTCGAGCTGGGCGGGTCGTCGTGTTTGGTCGACACTCCACGCGGGATCCTGCCGATGTCCGACGTCCTGCCCGACGCCTTCGGGCCC